In Nanohaloarchaea archaeon SW_7_43_1, a single window of DNA contains:
- a CDS encoding phenylalanine--tRNA ligase subunit beta, with protein sequence MSNIKINKKEFTELVGQEFSDQKLDEEASFLGSHWNHVEGDKWDVEVYPNRPDLLSVEGLSRAYRGFFGIDTGLEGYNVNKGDIHIEVDGSVENVRPHIGCAVVRDLDLTERMINGLIQLQEKLHETMGRRREKLAIGLHDLSAIEPPFEYKAVEAETVSFTPLEHEKEMQLGEILDEHEKGREYSWVLEDEDKYPIIVDSEDQVLSFPPIINNQLTEVHSGTTDLFIDVTGKDRDKVQKALNIIVTALAERNARIDSVKVNDERMPDLSPEEFELDPEYLREVSGLDLSKTEIINRLKKMKFGAKAGSEIKVKVPCYRADIMHQYDLIEDVIIAHRYTNIKPEIPNIDQIGDKQRIENLSKIIRDSMVGTGALEALTYLHENEKNLTSMIQKEDDGNYVKIENPLSEEYSAVRHLMFPSLLQVLKQNRHNGYPQNFFETSDVVETDDSDIGASEKRKLGYVESGSDIGFTDVRKKLQVLERDLGIEIEVKEDNKPFFRAGRSGRLILDSEEIGFIGEFSHKVLENWELEMETAGFELDLEKIREER encoded by the coding sequence ATGAGCAATATCAAGATCAACAAGAAGGAGTTTACAGAACTGGTTGGTCAGGAGTTTTCAGATCAAAAACTGGATGAGGAGGCATCTTTCCTCGGATCACACTGGAATCATGTTGAGGGAGACAAATGGGATGTAGAAGTATACCCTAACCGGCCCGATCTTCTCTCCGTAGAAGGTCTTTCCAGAGCATATAGAGGTTTCTTCGGGATAGATACAGGATTGGAAGGCTACAATGTGAATAAAGGAGATATCCACATCGAAGTAGATGGATCCGTTGAAAATGTAAGACCTCATATTGGATGTGCAGTTGTACGTGATCTTGATCTAACTGAAAGAATGATAAACGGTCTGATACAGCTGCAGGAGAAATTGCATGAAACGATGGGAAGAAGAAGAGAGAAGCTGGCGATCGGACTCCACGATCTCTCTGCAATCGAACCACCTTTCGAATACAAAGCAGTTGAGGCTGAAACAGTTTCCTTTACGCCTCTGGAACATGAGAAAGAAATGCAGCTCGGAGAGATTCTGGATGAACACGAAAAAGGCCGAGAATACAGCTGGGTACTTGAGGATGAGGACAAATACCCCATCATTGTTGATTCAGAGGATCAGGTACTCAGCTTCCCACCGATAATTAACAACCAGCTGACAGAGGTTCACAGCGGAACAACAGATTTATTCATCGATGTTACGGGTAAGGACAGAGACAAAGTGCAGAAAGCTTTGAATATAATAGTTACAGCGCTGGCGGAGAGAAACGCCCGGATTGATTCTGTGAAAGTTAATGATGAGAGAATGCCGGATCTATCCCCTGAAGAATTCGAGCTTGATCCAGAGTACTTGAGGGAAGTATCAGGACTTGATCTTTCTAAGACAGAGATCATCAACCGACTGAAGAAGATGAAGTTTGGCGCAAAGGCAGGGAGTGAAATCAAGGTGAAAGTTCCTTGCTACAGAGCGGACATAATGCATCAGTATGACCTGATCGAAGATGTGATTATTGCACATCGCTATACAAATATAAAACCAGAAATCCCGAACATCGACCAGATCGGGGATAAACAAAGGATAGAAAATCTGTCAAAGATAATTAGAGATTCGATGGTTGGAACAGGCGCGCTCGAGGCATTGACATACTTACATGAGAACGAAAAGAATCTCACCTCGATGATCCAGAAAGAAGATGACGGTAATTACGTAAAGATAGAGAACCCGCTCTCAGAGGAGTACTCAGCTGTCCGACATCTAATGTTTCCCTCACTGCTCCAGGTCCTGAAACAAAACAGGCACAACGGCTATCCACAGAATTTCTTTGAAACCAGTGATGTGGTGGAAACAGATGATTCTGATATAGGTGCTTCCGAAAAAAGAAAATTGGGTTATGTCGAATCCGGTTCCGACATCGGCTTTACAGATGTGAGAAAAAAGCTTCAGGTTCTTGAGAGAGATCTCGGTATCGAAATTGAAGTGAAGGAAGATAATAAGCCATTCTTTAGAGCAGGTCGTTCGGGTAGACTGATCTTAGACAGTGAGGAAATTGGTTTTATTGGAGAGTTTTCGCATAAGGTCTTGGAAAACTGGGAACTGGAGATGGAAACTGCTGGCTTCGAACTTGACCTGGAGAAAATTAGAGAGGAAAGGTAG
- a CDS encoding tRNA pseudouridine(13) synthase TruD: MMEKLMEWEYNTEMPGIEGEIKEQVNDFIVEELASHQTDVDGDHLIVKLRKQNMTTMEAVSKLSNMLHISKNRIGYAGNKDKRAVTEQHISIQGVSQEDVNQIFTDEFELEVVGRNGHVGLGNLDANRFEIALRQLKLPMEDLRSRALKIVEEMDSKFPNYFGKQRFGSARPITHQVGRLILQEKYEEAVWTYIAKPYDQEYKSIRKIRDELWETREVEDAAEKFPEQYRYEKALLYHLTKNPGDYKGAIKRLPDGLQQLFVHAYQSWVFNRALSQLVENGWYEPEYEIPLVGYKTDLKDGKPENLIEKVLEEENVSQEDFRLQNFPDLRSEGTYRRAFADFRNFDVLEIGEDNLNMNMNKMTVKFDLPKGAYATVFLREIMKND; encoded by the coding sequence ATGATGGAAAAGTTGATGGAATGGGAGTATAACACGGAAATGCCTGGAATAGAGGGTGAGATAAAGGAACAGGTAAACGATTTTATAGTAGAAGAACTAGCCTCGCATCAGACAGATGTAGACGGAGATCATCTAATAGTGAAGCTGAGAAAACAGAACATGACCACTATGGAGGCTGTTTCCAAGCTATCCAACATGCTCCATATTTCAAAGAATAGGATAGGATATGCAGGAAACAAAGACAAGAGAGCTGTAACTGAACAGCATATCTCGATACAGGGAGTATCACAGGAGGATGTTAACCAGATATTTACAGATGAGTTTGAACTTGAGGTAGTAGGTAGAAACGGACATGTCGGTTTGGGAAACCTTGATGCAAACAGATTTGAGATAGCTTTGAGGCAGTTAAAACTTCCTATGGAGGATCTCAGAAGCCGTGCGCTGAAGATAGTTGAAGAAATGGACAGCAAGTTCCCCAACTATTTCGGGAAACAAAGATTTGGATCCGCAAGACCTATCACACATCAGGTCGGACGACTTATTCTACAGGAAAAATATGAGGAGGCGGTATGGACATATATAGCCAAACCATATGATCAAGAGTACAAGAGTATAAGAAAAATAAGGGATGAGCTCTGGGAGACACGTGAGGTAGAGGATGCAGCAGAGAAATTCCCGGAACAGTACAGGTACGAGAAAGCACTTCTTTATCACTTGACCAAGAATCCTGGCGACTATAAAGGAGCTATCAAACGGCTTCCGGATGGTCTACAGCAGCTTTTCGTACATGCTTATCAGTCATGGGTATTCAACCGTGCGCTTTCACAGTTGGTTGAAAACGGTTGGTATGAGCCCGAGTATGAAATTCCTCTGGTAGGGTACAAAACCGATCTCAAAGACGGAAAGCCTGAAAACTTAATTGAGAAAGTTCTTGAGGAAGAAAACGTCTCACAGGAAGATTTCAGACTACAGAACTTCCCAGATCTCAGAAGCGAAGGGACCTACAGAAGGGCATTCGCCGATTTCAGGAACTTTGATGTTCTCGAGATTGGAGAAGATAATCTCAATATGAACATGAACAAAATGACAGTCAAGTTCGACCTTCCTAAGGGAGCTTACGCAACCGTTTTCCTGAGAGAGATAATGAAGAACGACTGA
- a CDS encoding PspC domain-containing protein, giving the protein MAENRIYRSESDKMLGGVCGGIAEVYDVDPTLVRLVTLFIVLTTGAGALAYLVAWLIMPVESEIKG; this is encoded by the coding sequence ATGGCAGAAAACAGAATTTATCGATCCGAATCCGATAAAATGCTAGGAGGAGTTTGCGGTGGAATCGCTGAAGTATACGACGTTGATCCAACACTAGTAAGACTGGTTACACTGTTTATAGTCCTCACAACAGGCGCAGGAGCACTAGCTTATCTTGTAGCATGGCTAATTATGCCGGTAGAATCAGAGATCAAAGGATGA
- a CDS encoding nucleoside-diphosphate kinase: MVDAKYVERTFVALKPDAVKRGIVGEVIEHFETAGFKISGIKMVQATDQLLEKHYEEHVDKPFYEGLAEYMQEGPIIAIVLEGVHAAENVRKIVGDTSNREAHPSTIRGKFGHMSMDHADEEGKHYKNIIHASEPGEAEREIEIWFEEDELHDYQVAYGEETK, translated from the coding sequence ATGGTAGACGCAAAATATGTTGAAAGGACATTTGTCGCGCTTAAACCTGATGCTGTAAAGAGGGGTATTGTAGGAGAGGTCATTGAGCATTTTGAGACCGCCGGGTTCAAGATCTCTGGCATAAAAATGGTTCAGGCGACCGACCAGCTACTTGAGAAACACTACGAAGAACATGTCGACAAACCTTTCTACGAAGGACTTGCAGAGTACATGCAGGAAGGGCCTATCATAGCTATAGTCCTTGAAGGAGTGCATGCAGCAGAAAACGTTAGAAAAATTGTGGGAGACACCTCTAATAGAGAGGCACATCCATCGACAATCAGAGGCAAGTTCGGACATATGTCAATGGATCACGCAGATGAGGAAGGAAAACATTACAAGAATATAATCCACGCTTCAGAACCAGGCGAAGCAGAAAGAGAAATTGAGATCTGGTTTGAAGAAGACGAGCTTCATGACTATCAAGTCGCTTATGGGGAAGAGACCAAATAA
- a CDS encoding pyrroloquinoline quinone biosynthesis protein PqqB, translating to MKVEVLGNAQDGGVPHLGCECELCEQAREKPEEAKKIASLLLEEGDGENSNARYLIDATPDLRYQITGKYIDGVFLSHEGLGHMTGLLFLGKESHNYEGIPVYTSEKANEFLQKNDPYRLLKDRGNIDVYEIEDGDEQNLMNGCIEIMETEHPRVNTNNFCFMIHGKEKKLFYVSDVHEWSHEIKQKVKEADIAILDGTFWSADEIDRYSEVSHPTITNTMAEMEDVNTEIYFTHLNHTNPAYREDSEERGELEKRGFEIAEQGMEFKI from the coding sequence ATGAAAGTAGAAGTACTTGGGAACGCACAGGACGGCGGGGTACCACACCTAGGATGTGAATGTGAGCTGTGTGAACAAGCGAGAGAGAAACCTGAGGAGGCGAAGAAAATAGCTTCTCTGCTGCTAGAGGAAGGTGATGGCGAGAATTCAAACGCAAGGTATCTAATAGATGCTACACCGGATTTGAGATACCAGATCACCGGCAAATATATTGACGGGGTATTCCTTTCACATGAAGGCCTAGGTCATATGACCGGACTGCTTTTCCTGGGAAAAGAATCACATAATTACGAAGGCATACCTGTATATACTTCAGAGAAAGCGAATGAGTTCCTTCAGAAAAATGATCCTTACAGACTTCTCAAAGACCGAGGAAATATAGACGTTTATGAGATAGAGGATGGAGACGAACAGAATTTAATGAACGGATGCATAGAAATCATGGAAACTGAGCATCCAAGGGTCAATACAAATAATTTCTGCTTCATGATTCACGGAAAAGAGAAGAAGCTTTTCTACGTCAGCGACGTTCATGAATGGAGCCACGAGATTAAACAAAAAGTCAAGGAGGCAGATATCGCTATACTTGATGGAACATTCTGGAGCGCAGATGAAATCGATAGATATAGCGAGGTCTCACACCCTACCATAACTAATACAATGGCCGAGATGGAAGATGTGAACACCGAGATCTACTTTACACATCTCAACCATACAAACCCTGCATACAGAGAAGATTCTGAGGAAAGAGGGGAACTGGAGAAAAGAGGGTTTGAAATAGCAGAGCAGGGAATGGAGTTCAAAATTTGA
- a CDS encoding ATPase, protein MFYLGVNLSIFTEKLKTGMQLGTIEGKVNTSTFNFRATEEVKKFDFVSVKSDDKWILAQVEEVEKKPDGETIAKASIIGYRNKGLTKAPRRVIEPDSIVYAADQELISDTLGLEENGLKIGNLETNPNIDIHVNKDDFYKHFAVLAQTGAGKSYSVAVLIEEMLEKNLPVMVVDPHGEFNSLSRPNLDNEDESQRKGYDVNEYSPNTDINQEALPLSFSSINMEKKELLDVIPDSLTNSQMGVLYNALKRLRDKDEYYNLNDIMDEVSNEDSTAKWNLLNSLEQLERSGLFSEDAIDLKDLLEPGEATIINLKAVEPENAEMTMFMIAKRMFQLRKENKIPPFIMVIEEAHNFAPEKGFEQALSNKILRKIASEGRKFGLGIGVISQRPARIDKNVLSQCNTQFILRVTNPNDLKAISKSFEGITSEVESMIKSLPPGVAFVLGNEYPVMTDIRLRNSKHGGTTQTTENYEQKEKVTMFETEKSLQEVETEKGQKYNKTYYPLYLQETVNEKILYDAVSGEEKAEMNKVSDKERKVLEHIQDGMNKSEIMEELDVTLSKTTSIIKSLRKKERVKNGQLEPMESIFENAIVEERVEKEKLIDVDKEPEEVGLNEAEIVYYPYYSSGENVYDPVLEKEV, encoded by the coding sequence GTGTTTTACCTAGGAGTCAATTTATCAATCTTCACAGAGAAGTTGAAAACAGGGATGCAGTTAGGAACAATAGAGGGAAAGGTTAACACTTCTACATTCAATTTTCGGGCCACAGAGGAAGTGAAGAAATTTGATTTCGTTTCGGTTAAGAGCGATGACAAATGGATACTGGCCCAAGTAGAAGAAGTGGAGAAGAAACCGGATGGAGAAACGATAGCAAAAGCAAGTATAATCGGATATCGGAACAAAGGCCTTACGAAGGCGCCGAGAAGAGTGATTGAGCCTGATTCTATAGTCTACGCGGCAGATCAGGAACTGATCTCTGATACTCTCGGTCTTGAGGAGAACGGCTTGAAGATTGGAAATCTTGAGACAAACCCAAATATTGATATTCACGTGAATAAGGACGATTTCTACAAGCATTTTGCTGTATTAGCTCAAACCGGAGCCGGAAAGTCGTACTCGGTTGCTGTCCTGATTGAGGAAATGCTAGAAAAGAATTTACCGGTTATGGTGGTTGATCCTCATGGTGAGTTCAATTCTCTTTCCCGCCCTAACCTAGATAATGAGGATGAAAGTCAGAGAAAAGGCTATGATGTAAATGAGTACTCGCCAAATACTGACATAAATCAGGAAGCACTGCCTCTGTCTTTTTCCTCGATTAATATGGAGAAAAAGGAGCTTCTGGACGTAATACCTGATTCATTGACCAATTCCCAGATGGGTGTGCTCTATAATGCTTTGAAGAGGCTCAGAGATAAAGATGAGTATTATAATCTGAATGATATAATGGATGAGGTCTCTAATGAGGACTCAACCGCCAAATGGAATCTTTTGAACTCGCTGGAGCAGTTGGAGAGATCCGGGCTTTTCTCCGAGGATGCGATAGATCTCAAGGATTTACTGGAGCCGGGCGAGGCAACTATAATTAACCTGAAAGCTGTAGAGCCTGAAAATGCTGAAATGACGATGTTCATGATCGCTAAGCGTATGTTCCAGCTGAGAAAGGAGAACAAGATTCCGCCATTCATAATGGTAATAGAAGAAGCACATAATTTTGCTCCGGAAAAAGGATTTGAACAGGCTTTAAGCAACAAGATACTCAGGAAGATCGCCTCAGAGGGCAGAAAGTTTGGTCTTGGAATCGGAGTTATCTCTCAGAGACCGGCAAGAATCGATAAGAATGTTCTCAGTCAGTGTAATACTCAGTTCATCCTCAGGGTTACAAATCCAAACGATCTCAAAGCTATTTCTAAGTCGTTTGAAGGTATTACCAGCGAGGTCGAATCAATGATCAAATCGCTACCGCCAGGTGTTGCCTTTGTTCTGGGGAACGAGTACCCTGTTATGACAGATATCAGGTTAAGGAATTCGAAACATGGAGGGACAACTCAGACAACTGAGAACTATGAACAGAAGGAGAAAGTAACAATGTTCGAGACTGAGAAATCGTTGCAGGAAGTCGAAACTGAGAAAGGCCAGAAATACAATAAAACCTATTATCCTCTTTACCTTCAAGAAACAGTCAATGAAAAAATTCTGTATGATGCTGTAAGCGGGGAAGAAAAGGCCGAAATGAATAAGGTATCGGATAAGGAAAGAAAGGTACTCGAGCATATTCAAGATGGAATGAATAAAAGTGAGATTATGGAGGAACTTGATGTAACATTGTCAAAGACAACCTCAATTATCAAATCTCTCAGAAAGAAAGAGAGAGTGAAAAATGGACAGCTGGAGCCGATGGAAAGTATATTTGAAAACGCCATTGTAGAGGAAAGGGTGGAGAAAGAAAAACTGATAGATGTAGATAAAGAGCCGGAAGAGGTTGGGCTTAATGAAGCAGAGATTGTCTATTATCCTTATTATTCGAGTGGTGAAAATGTCTATGATCCGGTTCTGGAGAAAGAGGTCTGA
- the pth2 gene encoding aminoacyl-tRNA hydrolase, producing the protein MSNQLKQVIVIRDDLDISRGKQISQSCHASVGAYRKADSNIISDWESGGGKKVVVSSGERKLEDLYAETKSKDIPACLVNDAGLTEVEPGTVTALGIGPDKENKIDSMTGELELVG; encoded by the coding sequence ATGTCCAATCAACTAAAACAAGTAATAGTAATCAGAGATGATCTAGACATAAGCCGAGGAAAACAGATTTCACAATCATGTCACGCATCGGTTGGAGCCTATAGAAAAGCGGATTCTAATATTATTTCCGATTGGGAATCTGGAGGTGGGAAGAAAGTGGTGGTTTCATCTGGAGAAAGAAAGCTGGAAGATTTATATGCAGAGACTAAGAGTAAAGATATACCTGCTTGTTTAGTGAATGATGCAGGCTTGACAGAAGTTGAACCTGGTACTGTGACAGCACTTGGAATTGGTCCTGATAAGGAAAACAAAATAGATAGTATGACGGGAGAACTGGAGCTTGTAGGTTAA
- a CDS encoding phosphoenolpyruvate synthase (catalyzes the formation of phosphoenolpyruvate from pyruvate), whose amino-acid sequence MNNVLWFENISADDTSRVGGKSANLGELKNEVEVPVLPGFATTSDAYQQFIHDTDLRDKIENLLNGLDTDDITDLQRRGEKIRAHIKEVSMPEDLRKDFIESYEELEEKLGVENPEVAIRSSTTTGDLPGASFTGQQETYLNVSGKKDLIKRIKDCYASLFTNRAISYREDKGFSHFNVKLSAVVQKMGRSDTGAAGVMFTLDPDSGFDNVVTIKGSYGLGEYVVSGEANPDEFTVFKENFGIIERKLGVKEVKLVRNDEQKEGDGEENTEKKVPKNGREKFCITDNQVKELARYAVRVEEHYEKPMDIEWVFDGQTREMYIVQARPETVHAEKDENIIEEYELEEESNVILEGESIGSKIGKGEAHVLSSPKEIDQIEKGEVLVADTTDPDWEPIMEKAGAIVTNKGGRTSHTAIVSRELGVPAVIGTENATSKLSDGKQITVDCSSSTGKIWDDKLEFSVEEHHLDTIPDTETKVQVNIGEPNEAFHVAQLPVDGVGLAREEFIISSHVGEHPLKLIEEDREEEYVRALRSGLGKIGAAFYPDQVVVRLSDFKSDEYAELEGGEDYETDEANPMLGFRGASRHYDEVFSQAFELECKALRKTIDELQLDNLTVMVPFCRTVNEAKDVRARMKEYGLDNGDVEVYLMAEVPANIIRVEEFAEVFDGFSIGTNNLTQLTLGVDRKSDKLGDLSDERDPAVKDSIQELIKGAHARDRHVGTCGDAPSTYDGYVEFLVNSNIDAISVSIDVALETIFKVSEAEDSEKEQGTYEFNVDNMIGTPAGKVYDCLESNGKATTSKLLNYTSSKIDSDSLNQALGWLAKEDKIEAENKEREIVYRLKK is encoded by the coding sequence ATGAATAACGTTCTCTGGTTCGAAAATATTAGTGCAGACGATACCTCTCGTGTAGGAGGAAAGAGCGCAAATCTGGGAGAACTAAAAAACGAGGTCGAAGTACCTGTACTGCCAGGCTTTGCAACAACTTCAGATGCATATCAACAGTTTATCCACGATACAGATCTCCGCGACAAGATAGAGAATCTACTTAACGGTCTCGACACTGATGACATCACTGATTTACAGAGGAGAGGAGAGAAAATCAGGGCACATATCAAAGAGGTAAGTATGCCAGAGGACTTGAGAAAAGACTTCATCGAATCATATGAGGAACTGGAGGAGAAACTCGGCGTTGAAAACCCTGAAGTAGCTATAAGATCAAGCACTACAACCGGAGATCTGCCCGGAGCTTCTTTCACAGGTCAGCAGGAAACATACCTGAATGTTTCAGGCAAGAAAGATCTGATCAAGAGAATTAAAGACTGTTATGCCTCGCTTTTCACGAACCGCGCTATCTCCTACAGGGAGGACAAAGGTTTCTCACATTTCAATGTGAAACTGAGTGCGGTAGTACAGAAGATGGGTCGCTCCGATACCGGCGCAGCTGGAGTAATGTTCACGCTTGACCCTGACTCAGGTTTTGACAATGTTGTAACAATCAAAGGAAGCTACGGATTGGGAGAATATGTTGTTTCAGGAGAGGCTAACCCCGACGAGTTCACAGTTTTCAAGGAGAACTTCGGTATAATCGAGAGAAAGCTCGGTGTTAAAGAAGTCAAGCTGGTGAGAAATGACGAACAAAAGGAAGGAGACGGCGAAGAGAACACTGAGAAAAAGGTTCCGAAGAACGGTAGGGAGAAATTCTGTATAACCGACAACCAAGTAAAAGAACTGGCCCGTTACGCAGTTAGAGTTGAAGAGCACTACGAGAAGCCTATGGATATTGAATGGGTGTTTGACGGTCAGACCCGTGAAATGTACATTGTGCAGGCAAGACCGGAGACTGTCCATGCTGAGAAAGATGAGAATATAATTGAAGAATACGAACTGGAGGAAGAATCAAATGTTATTCTAGAAGGGGAATCAATCGGATCGAAGATTGGAAAGGGTGAGGCACATGTGTTGAGCTCTCCAAAGGAGATCGACCAAATTGAGAAGGGCGAAGTACTTGTCGCCGATACGACAGACCCGGACTGGGAACCAATCATGGAGAAAGCAGGCGCCATAGTGACTAACAAGGGAGGAAGAACTTCTCACACAGCTATTGTCTCGAGAGAGCTAGGAGTTCCAGCAGTAATCGGTACAGAGAACGCAACCTCAAAGCTCAGTGACGGCAAGCAAATTACCGTTGACTGTTCTTCAAGCACTGGAAAAATCTGGGACGATAAACTTGAATTCTCAGTAGAAGAACACCACCTCGATACCATACCAGATACGGAGACCAAGGTTCAGGTAAACATCGGGGAGCCCAACGAAGCCTTCCATGTAGCTCAGCTCCCCGTGGATGGTGTCGGACTGGCGAGAGAAGAGTTCATAATCTCTTCGCACGTGGGCGAACACCCACTGAAGCTAATAGAAGAAGATCGGGAAGAAGAGTATGTTAGAGCGCTAAGATCCGGGCTTGGAAAGATCGGAGCTGCATTCTATCCTGACCAAGTAGTTGTAAGATTGAGTGACTTTAAATCGGATGAATACGCTGAGCTTGAAGGCGGAGAGGACTACGAAACTGATGAAGCTAACCCTATGCTCGGATTCAGAGGTGCATCACGTCACTATGATGAGGTTTTCTCGCAGGCCTTCGAACTTGAGTGCAAGGCGTTGAGAAAGACGATTGACGAACTCCAATTAGACAATCTTACAGTCATGGTTCCTTTCTGTAGGACAGTAAATGAAGCCAAGGACGTCAGGGCTAGGATGAAAGAATATGGACTGGATAATGGCGATGTGGAAGTATATTTAATGGCAGAGGTCCCTGCCAACATCATAAGAGTGGAGGAGTTCGCCGAAGTATTTGACGGTTTCTCAATAGGGACAAACAACCTTACACAGCTAACACTTGGGGTGGATAGGAAAAGCGACAAGTTGGGGGATTTGTCCGATGAGAGAGACCCTGCGGTTAAGGACTCAATCCAAGAACTAATCAAAGGAGCTCACGCTAGGGATCGGCATGTTGGAACATGTGGTGATGCACCTTCAACCTACGATGGATATGTGGAGTTTCTAGTGAATAGTAACATAGATGCAATTTCAGTCTCCATTGACGTAGCGCTTGAGACCATATTTAAGGTTTCAGAAGCCGAGGATTCAGAAAAAGAACAGGGAACCTATGAGTTTAATGTTGATAACATGATTGGAACACCTGCCGGGAAAGTATATGACTGTCTTGAGAGCAATGGGAAAGCAACAACCTCGAAGCTACTGAACTATACTTCTTCCAAAATTGACAGCGACTCGTTAAACCAGGCGTTAGGATGGTTAGCAAAAGAAGATAAGATAGAAGCTGAAAATAAAGAGAGAGAAATCGTCTACCGTTTAAAGAAGTAA